The Fibrobacter sp. UWR4 genome window below encodes:
- a CDS encoding RHS repeat domain-containing protein — protein sequence MNKLFTLLCVSVLATLASANPPKATVIENTSHARDYDFTFTHGNLLPNWSFEDGFYAWNGKRLSRTEITAAYGQEIRPVSGSYVGMTSPTGGPVSDFVPVDGDSVYTLSLFAYNVNKAVVSPRIYFYSDKGVQASYLDGKKYTRATQWSPYSHTFNIPEGTRYIRISLSDSSNSTMFFDDVILEPGKTASTRNSVGMGISFSDGLGRGHMAEALVHREFASELLPSECMNGFTAYATEILEVRARSKSHGGNLGSGDSIFIDNDVNVRDTSLSELGVVARNSVRMGDRDSVFAKVSYGRSLWTGNQTFVQQSVQNVVTDICAFPPEDFPIGTSDVSLANDADSTLVPGKYGNGLIRARSTLRFSAGDYYFDTFFVEPSAILRFDLSQGNVVMHVRSSLSISDNSIMSYDSTSRYFIGWRLAQSSTLRLGTISGLAGVFVAPNAKIELGHQSALHGLIYAKNVELMQESDISASSFLFFNPAMRFIVKESRYDNLGRAYQEDYSYVAELEREGYVDSSLIHANDYFSQNGDGPDAAGYAYLQNEYSLQDGRLLKSSMPGEPWKLDGTHVGFSDYAYVADLNIPQSLDFSKTSTPKNYTLSYSRNVEGRLSLSWKNLLGQLVQTAFAVDTSGLNMRNWHWAIKKYEYTREGNLRRTITPLDADQNDSAFAVVSDYDAAGRNVSTEGPDVGTEKFYYTKSGSVRISVTEEQRGRNAVSYKEYDAQGRIVSIGESILDLVTDARLRGIAKSQSPVPGVKTEYSGSAYDSLSACLDRINNDRLEGYFVGRTLKNTRGKLACAWTRNPLVVNRIGADAALVADFFSYDSLGRKTVSIRYTGAEIDSTRRVVLKNYEYDNLSRLYRVTVANADGSILDIRRYSYDDKGRIDAIRDDEGLNIVKFTYDDLEQVSAVKIGDRLETDYAYHLHGQVTSLNIQNTVTGDTLFRQTLNYEDVTASANEQPRYDGMISRLSTIYGIADSSGNRVSTFLYDMPGNMVKRSGSAPEATFSFDKNGRMLTQGYGGNTLGYNYYDGSYRLNRVTGTIALDSARNASRTDNFTYDASGRMIADSSKSLSVEYDPYGMPVSFVQTSDSSTWREVMIYDPSSWRVATFVYENDSLQAIRTDIMAGGKKILERRRAYVANDSSVTEYKMITGKSGIVGRILPDSSKEWYVKDYQGSLVMTLVENGTGNVLSYEPYGAQKKIKVSGDSPAEQYTGKELNERVGLYYYGARYFDPVLGIWISPDAVKQFDNPFHFGENPINYVDKDGNLAIPIVIIPFLSTITVYVTIYQEEIFSFLNGLISGYDSGHGLGYDGKVDFWGFVGAEIGANAHNIVESDELPHETLLGNVAKNLENGPNSFVKGWNQVGMAMENGIMFMGESIVEDGLWLADAGEKMLFDFNTTSNSGITNSIFISQFQGTSSGFQPTNLVIGTTAPKDLNKSTSYKNYSYEYERNINTTNTDFNKPLEQVQHSIDQVQNPINNIDIEIQIPEIKIDNDYQDIMNGINSDLENIRHSNKCYIGCNGYTNF from the coding sequence ATGGTTTCTATGCTTGGAACGGGAAACGACTTTCACGAACGGAAATCACGGCTGCCTATGGTCAAGAAATACGCCCTGTTTCCGGTAGCTATGTAGGCATGACATCCCCAACGGGTGGACCAGTGTCCGATTTTGTTCCCGTTGACGGGGATTCTGTCTATACGCTGAGTCTTTTTGCATACAATGTGAACAAGGCTGTTGTTTCGCCAAGAATCTATTTCTATTCCGACAAGGGTGTCCAGGCTTCATATCTTGACGGGAAAAAATATACCCGAGCAACCCAGTGGAGTCCATATTCCCATACATTCAACATTCCAGAAGGAACTCGTTATATCAGAATTTCTCTTTCTGATTCGTCAAATTCGACAATGTTCTTTGACGATGTCATTCTGGAACCGGGAAAAACGGCAAGCACACGAAACTCTGTCGGCATGGGAATCTCCTTTTCTGATGGGTTAGGTCGAGGTCACATGGCCGAGGCTTTGGTTCACAGGGAATTTGCAAGCGAACTCCTTCCCTCGGAATGCATGAACGGCTTCACTGCCTATGCGACGGAGATACTTGAAGTCAGGGCAAGAAGTAAATCTCATGGTGGAAATCTTGGTTCTGGAGATTCCATTTTCATTGATAATGATGTTAATGTTCGAGACACATCTCTTTCTGAACTGGGAGTAGTTGCTAGGAATTCAGTGCGCATGGGAGACCGCGATTCTGTCTTTGCAAAGGTCAGTTACGGGCGTAGCTTATGGACAGGAAACCAGACTTTCGTTCAGCAATCTGTGCAAAATGTCGTGACAGACATTTGTGCATTCCCGCCAGAAGATTTTCCCATAGGAACATCGGATGTTTCTCTCGCCAATGATGCTGACTCAACCCTTGTTCCTGGCAAATACGGAAATGGGCTGATTCGCGCAAGGAGTACATTGCGATTTTCCGCAGGCGACTACTATTTCGATACCTTCTTTGTAGAGCCTTCTGCCATATTGCGTTTTGACTTGTCGCAGGGAAATGTAGTCATGCATGTTCGTTCCTCCTTGTCAATAAGCGACAATTCAATCATGTCCTATGATTCCACGAGCCGCTACTTTATTGGATGGCGGCTTGCTCAGTCATCTACACTTAGGCTGGGGACGATTTCTGGCTTGGCTGGCGTATTCGTTGCTCCGAATGCAAAAATAGAGCTGGGACACCAGAGCGCCCTGCATGGTCTTATCTATGCGAAAAATGTGGAACTGATGCAGGAGTCGGATATCTCGGCATCGTCATTCCTATTTTTCAATCCCGCCATGCGTTTTATAGTAAAGGAATCCCGTTATGATAATCTTGGTCGGGCCTATCAGGAAGATTATTCCTATGTTGCTGAACTGGAACGGGAGGGCTATGTCGATTCCTCGCTGATTCATGCAAACGATTATTTTTCGCAGAATGGAGACGGTCCCGATGCCGCAGGCTACGCATATCTCCAGAACGAGTATTCACTGCAGGATGGACGGTTGCTTAAAAGTTCCATGCCTGGCGAACCATGGAAACTGGACGGAACGCATGTGGGATTTTCCGATTACGCCTATGTTGCAGACCTGAATATTCCCCAGTCGCTTGACTTTTCAAAAACAAGTACCCCAAAAAATTACACACTTTCATATAGTCGAAATGTTGAAGGACGCTTATCACTTTCTTGGAAAAACCTCCTGGGGCAGCTTGTACAGACTGCTTTCGCAGTGGATACGAGTGGCTTGAATATGCGCAATTGGCACTGGGCGATAAAGAAGTACGAATACACCCGCGAAGGGAACCTGCGCAGGACGATTACTCCGCTTGATGCTGACCAGAATGATTCCGCCTTTGCCGTCGTTTCTGATTATGATGCCGCCGGAAGAAATGTTTCTACGGAAGGCCCCGATGTTGGAACCGAGAAATTCTACTACACCAAGTCTGGAAGCGTCCGCATTTCCGTGACGGAGGAACAACGGGGCAGGAATGCAGTTTCTTACAAGGAATACGACGCTCAAGGGCGAATTGTATCCATTGGCGAGAGTATCCTTGACCTGGTGACGGACGCAAGGCTCAGGGGAATTGCCAAAAGTCAATCGCCTGTTCCAGGTGTAAAGACGGAATATTCGGGTTCCGCTTACGACAGCCTTTCCGCCTGTCTTGACAGAATCAACAATGATAGGCTTGAAGGCTATTTTGTCGGCAGGACTTTAAAAAATACTCGTGGGAAATTGGCCTGTGCGTGGACCCGCAACCCTCTCGTCGTGAATCGTATCGGAGCGGATGCCGCCTTGGTTGCCGACTTCTTTAGTTACGATTCCCTTGGCCGTAAGACTGTTTCGATACGCTATACGGGTGCTGAAATTGATTCAACTCGCAGGGTGGTTTTAAAGAACTACGAATACGACAACCTTTCTCGCCTATACAGGGTAACTGTAGCGAATGCCGACGGCTCTATCCTCGACATTCGCAGGTATAGTTATGACGATAAAGGGCGTATAGACGCAATTCGCGACGACGAAGGACTTAACATAGTCAAGTTTACCTATGACGACTTGGAACAGGTCTCTGCAGTGAAAATCGGGGATCGTCTGGAGACGGATTACGCCTATCATCTGCATGGACAGGTGACTTCCCTGAATATTCAAAATACAGTTACTGGCGATACGCTTTTCCGACAGACATTGAATTACGAGGATGTGACCGCTTCGGCAAATGAACAGCCCCGTTATGACGGAATGATTTCCAGATTGTCCACTATATACGGCATTGCTGATTCCTCTGGAAACAGGGTATCAACCTTCCTCTATGACATGCCCGGCAATATGGTAAAGCGGAGTGGTTCTGCCCCGGAGGCTACATTCAGTTTTGATAAGAATGGTCGCATGCTCACGCAAGGCTATGGTGGAAATACGCTCGGCTACAACTATTACGATGGTTCCTACAGGCTCAACAGGGTTACGGGAACAATCGCCCTTGACTCTGCCAGGAATGCCTCCAGGACAGACAATTTTACCTATGACGCTTCGGGGCGCATGATTGCGGATAGTTCCAAAAGTCTGTCTGTGGAATACGACCCTTATGGAATGCCAGTTTCCTTTGTGCAGACTTCTGATTCTTCAACATGGCGCGAGGTTATGATTTACGATCCCTCCAGCTGGCGTGTTGCGACATTTGTGTATGAAAATGACTCACTACAGGCAATTCGTACCGACATCATGGCAGGTGGCAAGAAAATTCTGGAACGCCGCAGGGCCTATGTTGCAAATGATAGTTCCGTTACCGAATACAAAATGATAACAGGCAAATCGGGAATCGTGGGTAGAATTTTGCCGGATTCGTCGAAGGAGTGGTATGTCAAGGACTACCAAGGATCGCTAGTGATGACCCTTGTGGAAAACGGAACTGGCAATGTACTTTCTTATGAACCTTATGGAGCGCAGAAGAAAATAAAGGTGTCTGGAGACAGCCCCGCCGAACAATATACCGGCAAGGAACTGAATGAGCGAGTGGGCTTGTATTACTACGGGGCAAGATATTTTGACCCGGTATTGGGCATTTGGATAAGTCCAGATGCCGTAAAGCAGTTTGACAATCCTTTTCACTTCGGTGAAAATCCAATAAATTATGTAGATAAAGATGGAAACCTCGCCATACCAATTGTTATAATTCCTTTTTTATCAACTATCACAGTATATGTAACGATTTATCAAGAAGAAATATTTAGTTTTTTGAATGGATTAATTTCTGGTTACGATAGCGGTCATGGCCTTGGATATGATGGCAAGGTAGATTTTTGGGGATTTGTTGGTGCTGAAATTGGGGCTAATGCACACAATATTGTTGAATCTGACGAATTACCTCACGAAACGTTATTGGGTAATGTTGCAAAAAATTTAGAAAATGGTCCAAATTCTTTTGTCAAAGGCTGGAATCAAGTTGGAATGGCTATGGAAAATGGGATTATGTTCATGGGCGAATCTATTGTTGAAGACGGACTATGGCTTGCTGATGCTGGAGAAAAAATGTTGTTTGATTTCAATACTACATCCAATTCTGGAATAACCAATTCTATTTTTATCTCACAATTTCAAGGGACTTCATCAGGATTTCAACCGACTAATTTGGTAATTGGAACTACAGCCCCCAAAGATCTTAATAAGAGCACTTCCTATAAAAATTATTCTTATGAGTATGAAAGAAATATTAACACTACAAACACGGATTTTAATAAACCTCTAGAACAAGTTCAACATAGTATCGATCAGGTTCAAAATCCAATAAACAATATTGATATTGAAATCCAAATCCCTGAAATAAAAATTGATAACGATTATCAAGATATTATGAATGGAATAAACTCTGATCTGGAAAATATCCGACACTCAAATAAATGTTATATTGGATGTAATG